In the bacterium genome, CACAAGGCCCCCGACCTCGCCCTTTTCCTTCACCTGCTGGCGCAGGCGCTTGAAAAAAACAAAAGTCTGAAGGAACTGTTTATCAAAAACCTCTCGGAAGATATTGGAGCGGACATCGCCGCCTTTTGCGGGGAGATACTCTCGGGCGACTGCAGGCCGCTTTTGAACGCGAAGGAGCTTCCGCTCCGCCACCCGGTCCGCTTCCTTCTGTCCTCCCCCTCTTCGGGCGGGGCGGGAAAGCGCCTCTGCCTTTTTCTTAGATGGATGGCGCGGAAGGACGAGCTTGACCCCGGCTACTGGCAGGGGGCGCTGCCTCCCTCCTCACTCGTCGTCCCTCTGGACGTGCATGTCGCGAGGGTGGGTAAATTCATGGGGCTGACGAGCCGCAAAGGTTCCGGATGGAAGACGGCGGTGGAGATAACCGAATCCCTCAGGCGTTTCGATCCCGGCGATCCTCTGAGATATGATTTTTCCCTCTTCCGCTACGGCATGAAGGAGTTCAAGAGGGCTTTTCCGGCGGAGTTTTCCCCAAGCTAAAAAGATTAAAGCGGTCACCTATTCAAAAACACACTAAAACCGGGGATTTAGCGAGACGACTTCGTAAGCATTTGTTATTATTGGCAAAATTACTTGCACAAAATTTCATCATCCGGCCCGTTGAAGCCATGATTTGGCCCACGCCGCGTGTCAAGAGAATTTTTATCCATAAGTTATCCACAACGGGTCGTGGATAAGGTCCGGCGGAGTCGGAAACCCCTTTTACAGCGGGATTTTTCCTTCAAAAAGGTCGAAAACGGATTAGGTTTACTCTCATGTGCACCCTTCATCTCTTCTTCAAAGTCTTTCCCGGATACCCGGTGCTCTTCGCGGCGAACCGCGACGAATTGCTTTCGCGGGAGTGGGATCCGCCCGCGCTCATCAGCCATTCGCCGTGGATTTTCGGCCCGCGCGACCGGCTGATGGGGGGCACCTGGACCGGGGTGAACTCCTCGGGGCTCCTCTGCTCGCTTGCGAACCACCACGGTACGCTCGGGAGCAAAGGGTCTCTGTGCAGCCGGGGGAACCTGGTGCTTGCCGCCCTTGGCCACGGGAGCGCGAGCGAGGCGGCCAACTCGTCGCGGGAGTATTCGCCCGCCTGCAAGTCCTACTCCCTTCTTCTCGCCGACGGGAAGGAGGCCTTCGTACTTGACAACGAAAACGGACGGGAGAAGGTCTATCCTCTGGAACCGGGGAATTACGTAATAACCAACAGGAGGTTCATGGACCCCGGCGACGCGAAGGCGAAGAGGTCGCTTGAGAGGATGAAAGCGCTCGAAGGCAATGCTCCGGACTTTCGAGCTATCGGGGAGTTTCTAGCCGACCACGGCCCGGGTGGCGAAAGCGAACTTGGACTTTGCGTGCACGACCCGCAGGGAGGAACTTTCGGGACGACCTCCTCTTCGATTATCGCCCTCGACACCCTCGGCAGGGTAGCGCATTACCTTTTCGCCGACGGACCGCCTTGCACAGCGCCATTTGTTGAAGTAAACGTGGAGCAGTGACTATTTTTGTATTGACGCGAAGTGCTTGCCGGTGGTAAATAATCGCTCTTTAGAAAATTACGAAAAAATACCGTTAGCAACGGAGGTTCGGTTTTGGCCAATCACAAGTCAGCAATCAAGAAGATCAAACAGGACGAGAAGCGCCGCGTTCGCAACAAGGCCGTGCGCACCCGTTTTCGCAACCTTGTCAAGGCGGTAAAGACCGCCCTGGATTCAGGCGACGCAGCAAGGGCCACCGAGGCTCTCGCCATCGCCGCCCCCTACCTTCAGAAGGTAGCCGCCAAGGGCATCATCCACAAGAACAAGGCCGCCCGCCACATCTCCCGCCTAACCAGGCAGGCAAGCGCCATTTAGGATATTGTTGAAAAACTACTGACGTTTTTCAAACAATCTCCCGATAAGAGTTTTAGCTATAGACACCCCGGCCCTGCCGGGGTGTTTTCGTTTGTCCTGCGGCTGTTGGAAAACGTAGAGAGGGCAGGTTTCCGTCACTCCCGCGAAGGCGGGAGTCTAGAAATACGGCCGCCAACTCTGGATTCCCGCTTCGCGCGGGAATGACGAAAACCTACAAGTGCTTTTCCACCGTCTCCAGCAGGTTAATCCTATCCACAAGATTATGCAGAAAATCCATGCTCCCCGCATCCACCTCCACCACCGGCGAAATCCCTTCCTTCTTGTACCTCTCGATCCACTTTTTATACAGCTCGTTCAGCCCCTTCAGGTAATCGGGATCGATCGCGGTCTCGAAGGCCCTTCCCCTCTTCTTTATCCGCTTCTTCACGGTGGTGAGGTTTGTCTTCATGTAGATGAGGAGGTCGGG is a window encoding:
- a CDS encoding 30S ribosomal protein S20; this translates as MANHKSAIKKIKQDEKRRVRNKAVRTRFRNLVKAVKTALDSGDAARATEALAIAAPYLQKVAAKGIIHKNKAARHISRLTRQASAI
- a CDS encoding TIGR02757 family protein, whose product is MSRVSGQSKNPHTCYIPQAKEKRVEKRITREFLEDLWRRHHRLSNLSPDPLVFARGYGDPLEGETAGLIAAVFAYGQVEQIMKALGFVFERLGSSPRKTILSSSPKEFTTLCEGFYYRFHKAPDLALFLHLLAQALEKNKSLKELFIKNLSEDIGADIAAFCGEILSGDCRPLLNAKELPLRHPVRFLLSSPSSGGAGKRLCLFLRWMARKDELDPGYWQGALPPSSLVVPLDVHVARVGKFMGLTSRKGSGWKTAVEITESLRRFDPGDPLRYDFSLFRYGMKEFKRAFPAEFSPS